One region of Solanum pennellii chromosome 6, SPENNV200 genomic DNA includes:
- the LOC107022039 gene encoding casein kinase 1-like protein 10, translated as MDHVVGGRFKLGRKIGSGSFGELYLGVNIQNGEEVAIKLESVKTKHPQLHYESKIYMLLQGGTGIPNLKWFGVEAEYNVMVIDLLGPSLEDLFNYCNRKFTLKTVLMLADQLINRVEYMHSRGFLHRDIKPDNFLMGLGRKANQVYAIDFGLAKKYRDLQTHKHIPYRENKNLTGTARYASVNTHLGVEQSRRDDLESLGYVLMYFLRGSLPWQGLKAGTKKQKYDKISEKKMLTPIEVLCKSYPSEFTSYFHYCRSLRFEDKPDYSYLKRLFRDLFIREGYQFDYVFDWTILKYPQIGASSRGRLPGGSAGLNAGPSAERPGRTSVGQDIRDRFSGAVEAFSRRNASGTGKHGEHSRQKTSEDMTSSKDVQADSERGRTSRNGSSSKRAAISSSRPSSSGDPTITDSRSSRLVSSNGRVSTTQRIHSGIEPKPSPFSRKGTRDDPLRSFEFLSIRK; from the exons ATGGATCATGTTGTGGGTGGGAGGTTTAAGCTTGGAAGGAAGATTGGGAGTGGTTCTTTTGGTGAGCTTTATTTAG GTGTGAATATACAGAATGGAGAAGAAGTTGCCATTAAGCTG GAATCTGTCAAGACAAAGCACCCTCAACTTCATTACgagtcaaaaatatatatgcttCTCCAAGGAGGAA CCGGGATTCCCAATCTCAAATGGTTTGGAGTTGAGGCTGAGTACAATGTGATGGTCATTGACCTTCTTGGACCAAGTTTGGAAGACCTCTTCAACTATTGCAATAGGAAGTTCACTTTGAAAACAGTTTTAATGCTTGCAGATCAACTA ATTAATAGAGTTGAGTATATGCACTCACGAGGATTTCTCCACCGTGATATAAAGCCAGACAACTTTTTAATGGGCCTAGGTCGCAAAGCAAATCAG GTTTATGCCATCGACTTCGGGCTTGCCAAAAAGTATAGGGACCTACAGACTCACAAGCATATACCATACAG AGAAAACAAGAATCTGACCGGCACAGCTCGTTATGCCAGTGTCAACACACACCTTGGAGTTG AGCAAAGCAGGAGAGATGATTTGGAATCTCTTGGCTATGTGCTTATGTATTTTCTTAGAGGAAG CCTTCCATGGCAGGGTCTGAAAGCTGGTACCAAAAAACAGAAATATGATAAAATCAGTGAGAAGAAGATGTTAACTCCAATAGAG GTGCTATGCAAATCCTATCCTTCAGAATTTACATCATACTTCCACTATTGTCGATCGTTACGGTTTGAAGATAAACCTGACTATTCATACTTGAAGAGGCTGTTCAGAGATTTGTTTATTCGTGAAG GTTATCAATTTGACTATGTTTTTGACTGGACCATTTTGAAGTATCCTCAGATCGGTGCCAGTTCTAGAGGACGG CTTCCTGGTGGAAGTGCCGGACTAAATGCTGGGCCATCTGCTGAAAGACCAGGACGGACATCAG TCGGACAAGATATTCGAGACAGATTTTCTGGTGCTGTTGAAGCATTTTCTAGAAGGAATGCTTCTGGTACGGGAAAGCATGGGGAACACTCCAGACAAAAGACTTCAGAGGACATGACTTCATCTAAAGATGTG CAAGCTGATTCAGAAAGAGGCCGTACTTCGAGAAACGGAAGCTCTTCAAAAAGGGCTGCCATTTCTAGCAGCAGACCAAGCTCTTCTGGTGATCCCACCATCACTGATAGTCGATCGAGCAGACTAGTGTCAAGCAATGGGCGTGTGTCTACCACACAAAGAATTCATTCAGGTATCGAACCAAAACCATCACCATTCTCACGTAAGGGGACACGTGATGACCCTCTTCGGAGCTTCGAGTTTCTTTCAATCCGAAAGTAG